A genomic region of Raphanus sativus cultivar WK10039 chromosome 6, ASM80110v3, whole genome shotgun sequence contains the following coding sequences:
- the LOC108835943 gene encoding uncharacterized protein LOC108835943 — MDNDGVCKRFILVDDEYKLFFDHRLRGDNTFLPPFDDDNGESETRNLGFEFSSGDSKLGGGGGTEKKKPPIKSRVSQKRKRETTIRESIQRDNRAAERRKRKMAELESARVSGNQVNVQGDNNKARKMSESTKVNNTSRDVPLVRAIKRDNTARKVSEESTKVNTLRDVPLVRAQETIQRDKTASKVSESTKVNTLRNVALVRAQETIQRDNNIANKMSESTKVDTLRDVPLVRAIQRDNEAKKVSEESTKTNTLRNVPLVRAQETIQGDYKARKVSEESTKVNTLTDVPLVRAQDTIRRDNIAKKMSESTKVNTLRNVRAKEVIQRDNKARKVSESTTKVDTLRDVPLVRAQETTTQRDIKAKKMSESKATGTSRAVTEPKDVAETVPVTQSNKGVPVGSRKKSVADKDYMSYLTWLVDSLKDSTTVPGPTPTMASEKDIESCSDDDDDMIMVSDSPFSCGGSTPFVVSKSKTVIDLEKDITEEDESRNCLFTKELMDLLEKPYDKRELLRLSGDVSEKKGVSRYRELRKGRVRNYETPDLGPSYLEKVFDFDQEYRRVDGDDKARLKLLRGFFFYLKNVTRAGSFKPWLPENQKKLGGLRKQCLQP; from the coding sequence ATGGATAATGACGGTGTATGCAAACGGTTTATATTGGTCGATGATGAGTACAAGCTCTTCTTCGATCATCGTCTTAGAGGAGACAACACTTTTCTCCCTCCCTTTGATGATGACAACGGAGAGTCTGAAACTCGTAATCTTGGTTTCGAGTTTTCTAGTGGTGATTCAAAgcttggtggtggtggtggtactGAGAAGAAGAAACCACCAATCAAGAGCAGAGTTTCTCAAAAGAGAAAGAGGGAAACTACAATCCGAGAAAGCATTCAACGAGACAACAGAGCTGCTGAACGAAGAAAGAGGAAGATGGCTGAGTTAGAGTCTGCTAGGGTTTCAGGGAACCAAGTTAACGTCCAAGGAGACAACAACAAAGCTAGGAAAATGTCAGAGTCAACAAAGGTTAATAACACTTCAAGGGATGTTCCGTTGGTTAGAGCCATCAAACGAGACAACACAGCTAGGAAAGTGTCAGAAGAGTCAACAAAGGTTAACACTTTAAGGGATGTTCCGTTGGTTAGAGCTCAAGAAACCATCCAACGAGACAAAACAGCAAGCAAAGTGTCGGAGTCAACAAAGGTTAACACTTTAAGGAATGTTGCTTTGGTAAGAGCTCAAGAAACCATCCAACGAGACAACAACATAGCTAATAAGATGTCAGAGTCAACAAAGGTTGACACTTTAAGGGATGTTCCGTTGGTTAGAGCCATCCAGCGAGACAACGAAGCTAAGAAAGTGTCAGAAGAGTCAACAAAGACTAACACTTTAAGGAATGTTCCGTTGGTTAGAGCTCAAGAAACCATCCAAGGAGACTACAAAGCTAGGAAAGTGTCAGAAGAGTCAACAAAGGTTAACACTTTAACGGATGTTCCGTTGGTTAGAGCTCAAGACACCATCCGACGAGACAACATAGCTAAGAAGATGTCAGAGTCAACAAAGGTTAACACTTTACGCAATGTTAGAGCCAAAGAAGTCATCCAACGAGACAACAAAGCTAGAAAAGTGTCAGAGTCAACAACAAAGGTTGACACTTTAAGGGATGTTCCGCTTGTTAGAGCTCAAGAAACCACCACCCAAAGAGACATCAAAGCTAAGAAGATGTCAGAGTCAAAGGCAACAGGGACTTCAAGGGCTGTTACAGAACCTAAGGATGTAGCCGAGACTGTTCCAGTGACCCAAAGCAACAAAGGAGTACCTGTAGGGTCAAGGAAGAAGAGTGTAGCGGATAAAGATTACATGAGCTACCTCACATGGCTTGTAGACTCTCTTAAAGACTCAACAACAGTGCCTGGTCCAACTCCCACAATGGCCAGTGAAAAGGATATTGAGTCTtgttctgatgatgatgatgatatgatTATGGTCAGTGATTCTCCCTTCTCGTGTGGAGGAAGTACACCTTTTGTGGTGTCCAAGAGCAAGACCGTGATCGATCTCGAGAAAGATATTACAGAAGAGGATGAGAGTAGAAACTGTCTGTTTACGAAAGAGCTAATGGATCTTCTGGAGAAACCGTATGATAAAAGAGAGTTGTTGAGGCTCTCTGGTGATGTGTCAGAGAAAAAAGGAGTGAGTAGATATAGAGAACTGAGAAAGGGAAGAGTACGCAACTACGAGACTCCTGACCTGGGACCTTCCTATCTCGAGAAGGTGTTTGATTTCGATCAAGAATACAGACGTGTGGATGGTGATGATAAGGCGAGACTGAAGCTGCTGCGTGGATTTTTCTTTTACTTGAAGAATGTTACTCGTGCTGGTTCTTTCAAGCCTTGGTTACCAGAAAACCAGAAGAAGCTCGGAGGACTAAGAAAGCAATGCTTGCAACCATAA
- the LOC130496733 gene encoding ribulose-1,5 bisphosphate carboxylase/oxygenase large subunit N-methyltransferase, chloroplastic-like, producing the protein MAKASNFLQSTLLPSSSPTLRNLRTPSPTISFPASSRQPRPGTINCSVSTGETTTKRAAEDLPDNISWGCEIDSVENATSLQRWLSDSGLPPQKMAIDRVDVGERGLVASQNLRKGEKLLFVPPSLVISADSVWTNGEAGEVMKRYDVPDWPLLATYLISEASLQKGSRWFNYISALPRQPYSLLYWTRTELDMYLEASQIRERAIERITNVVGTYEDLRSRIFSKHPHLFPKEVFNDETFKWSFGILFSRLVRLPSMDGRFALVPWADMLNHNCEVETYLDYDKSSKGVVFTADRPYQPGEQVFISYGNKSNGELLLSYGFVPREGTNPSDSVELALSLRKNDKCYKEKLDALKKHGLSTPQCFPVRITGWPLELMAYAYLVVSPPDMINSFEEMAKAASNKSSTNKDLKYPELEEEALQFILDSCETSISKYSRFLKESGSMDLDITSPKQLNRKAFLKQLAVDLSTSERRILYRAQYILRRRLRDIRSGELKALRLFSGIRNFFKQ; encoded by the exons ATGGCGAAAGCTTCGAACTTTCTACAATCAACCCTCCTCCCATCTTCTTCCCCCACACTCCGCAACCTCCGCACCCCATCTCCAACCATCTCTTTTCCAGCATCATCACGACAACCCCGTCCCGGAACAATCAACTGCTCTGTTTCGACCGGCGAGACAACCACGAAACGGGCCGCGGAGGATCTCCCGGACAACATATCGTGGGGCTGCGAGATAGACTCGGTGGAGAACGCCACTTCTCTCCAGAGATGGCTCTCGGACTCAGGCCTCCCGCCACAGAAGATGGCCATCGACAGAGTCGACGTCGGAGAGAGAGGGCTCGTCGCGTCTCAGAATCTTAGAAAAGGAGAGAAGCTTCTCTTCGTTCCTCCTTCCCTCGTCATCAGTGCTGACTCC GTGTGGACTAATGGTGAGGCTGGTGAGGTGATGAAGCGTTACGATGTACCGGACTGGCCTTTGCTGGCTACTTATCTTATAAGCGAAGCGAGTCTTCAGAAGGGTTCGAGATGGTTTAATTATATCTCTGCTCTTCCCAGACAACCTTACTCGCTTTTATACTG GACTCGGACAGAGCTTGATATGTACTTGGAAGCTTCACAGATTCGAGAACGGGCAATTGAAAGAATCACTAATGTTGTTGGAAC CTATGAAGATTTAAGAAGCAGGATATTTTCCAAACACCCTCATCTTTTCCCTAAAGAG GTTTTCAATGATGAGACGTTTAAGTGGTCTTTCGGAATTCTATTCTCACGGTTG GTACGGTTGCCATCTATGGATGGAAGATTTGCCTTAGTTCCATGGGCAGATATGCTTAATCATAACTGTGAG GTTGAGACGTACCTGGATTATGATAAGTCTTCAAAAGGAGTTGTCTTTACAGCTGATCGACCATATCAACCAGGTGAGCAG GTTTTCATATCGTATGGGAACAAATCAAACGGAGAGCTGCTGCTATCATATGGGTTTGTACCCAGAGAAGGAACCAATCCTAGTGACTCAGTAGAGCTGGCACTGTCACTAAGAAAAAATGACAAGTGTTACAAGGAAAAGCTGGATGCTCTAAAGAAACACGGACTATCCAC GCCTCAATGCTTCCCCGTAAGAATCACTGGTTGGCCGTTGGAGCTGATGGCATATGCTTATCTAGTTGTGAGCCCGCCAGATATGATTAACAGCTTTGAAGAG ATGGCGAAAGCTGCTTCGAATAAATCATCAACAAATAAGGATCTAAAATATCCGGAATTAGAGGAAGAAGCACTGCAGTTCATACTAGACTCATGCGAGACAAGCATATCAAAGTACAGCAGATTTTTAAAG GAAAGTGGATCAATGGATTTGGACATAACATCTCCAAAACAACTGAACAGAAAAGCGTTTCTTAAACAGCTAGCTGTAGACTTGTCCACCAGCGAGCGTAGGATACTCTACCGTGCTCAATAC ATTCTGAGGAGGAGACTAAGAGATATAAGAAGCGGTGAGCTGAAGGCTCTACGCCTTTTTAGTGGAATTAGAAACTTCTTCAAGCAGTGA
- the LOC108807141 gene encoding uncharacterized protein LOC108807141 yields the protein MVGVSFGEQNFIKGGIAQDLRTDGRKRLTYRDVYVETGVIPQANGSARVRIGGTDVIASVKAELGRPSSLQPDKGKVAVFIDCSPTAEPTFGGRGGEELSSELALALQICLLGGKSGAGAGINLSSLLIKEGRVCWDLYIDGLVISSDGNLLDALGAAIKAALTNTAIPKVQVSAEVADDEQPEIDISDEEYQQFDTSSVPVIVTLTKVGNHYIVDATAEEESQMSSAVSISVNRAGHICGLTKRGGSGLDPSVILDMISVAKHVSETLMNNLDSKISAAEACEDDES from the exons ATGGTGGGGGTTTCGTTTGGGGAGCAAAACTTCATTAAAGGTGGGATCGCTCAAGATCTTCGAACTGATGGTCGGAAAAGATTGACTTACCGTGACGTCTATGTCGAAACCGGTGTTATTCCTCAG GCTAATGGTTCAGCTAGAGTTAGGATAGGTGGAACTGATGTGATTGCCAGTGTAAAG GCTGAGCTTGGGAGGCCAAGTTCTCTTCAGCCTGATAAAGGGAAAGTTGCTGTTTTCATCGATTGCAGTCCAACAGCAGAACCAACATTCGGG GGGAGAGGAGGTGAGGAGTTGTCTTCTGAGCTTGCTTTGGCTCTTCAAATCTGTCTTCTTGGTGGCAAAAGTGGAGCAG GGGCTGGTATAAATCTATCTTCGCTTTTGATCAAAGAAGGAAGAGTCTGCTGGGACCTTTACATAGATGGCCTTGTCATTAGCTCCGATGGGAATCTATTGGATGCACTTGGTGCTGCCATCAAG GCTGCTTTAACCAACACAGCTATACCAAAAGTCCAAGTTTCAGCTGAAGTAGCCGATGATGAGCAGCCAGAGATTGACATCAGCGACGAAGAGTATCAACAGTTTGACACTTCCAGTGTCCCGGTCATAGTCACGTTAACTAAA GTGGGGAATCATTACATAGTTGATGCAACAGCGGAAGAGGAGTCTCAGATGAGCTCAGCCGTGTCTATATCCGTAAACCGGGCGGGACATATCTGTGGGTTAACCAAAAGAGGAGGGTCTGGTTTAGACCCGAGCGTCATCCTTGACATGATCTCTGTGGCTAAGCATGTGTCAGAGACTCTGATGAACAATCTTGATTCTAAGATTTCAGCTGCAGAGGCCTGTGAAGACGACGAGTCTTGA
- the LOC108835944 gene encoding transmembrane emp24 domain-containing protein p24beta2, with amino-acid sequence MVLVGCFSQNRITPCPILKRTRSFSPTFFLLRSIYHPLKMSLKATILILGLALSFQAALGIRFVIDREECFSHKAEYEGDTLHVSFVVIKSDSQWHFNEDGVDLVIHGPTGEQVHDFREQISAKHDFVVQKKGVYRFCFTNKSPYHETIDFDVQLGHFAYYDQHAKDEHFTPLMEQISKLEEALYNIQFEQHWLEAQTDRQAIVNENMSKRAVHKALFESFALIGASVLQVYLLRRLFERKLGMSRV; translated from the exons ATGGTGCTTGTCGGGTGTTTCAGTCAAAACAGAATAACACCGTGTCCGATTCTGAAACGAACTCGCTCTTTCTCTCCCACCTTCTTCTTACTCCGATCTATCTATCACCCTTTAAAG ATGAGCTTGAAGGCTACGATCTTAATATTAGGGCTCGCGTTGAGCTTCCAGGCAGCGTTAGGGATTAGATTCGTGATAGACAGAGAAGAATGCTTCTCCCACAAGGCTGAATACGAAGGCGACACCCTTCACGTCTCTTTCGTCGTCATCAAGTCTGATTCTCAGTGGCATTTTAACGAGGATGGTGTAGATCTTGTG ATACATGGGCCAACAGGGGAACAAGTTCATGACTTCAGGGAGCAGATCAGTGCCAAGCACGACTTTGTTGTCCAGAAGAAAGGGGTTTACCGTTTCTGTTTCACTAACAAGTCTCCTTACCACGAAACCATCGACTTCGATGTGCAGCTCGGTCACTTTGCCTACTACGATCAGCACGCAAAGGACG AGCATTTCACTCCTTTGATGGAGCAAATATCAAAGCTAGAGGAGGCGCTTTACAACATTCAGTTTGAACAGCATTGGTTAGAGGCTCAGACCGATCGTCAAGCCATTG TGAACGAGAACATGAGCAAAAGAGCAGTACACAAAGCTTTGTTCGAGTCGTTTGCATTGATCGGTGCAAGTGTCCTCCAAGTTTATCTTCTGCGTCGTTTGTTTGAACGCAAACTCGGCATGTCTCGTGTCTAA